The DNA sequence CATAGCATTGGTAAACCCGAAAATAGGTACCAAACTTGAAACAGTTAAGCGAGAAGGTGTTGATATTGTATTTGCTATTGATGTTTCTAAAAGTATGGTTGCTGAGGATATAGCTCCAAATAGATTAGAAAAATCTAAGCAATTGGTTACGCAAATTATAAATAATTTAGCGAGTGACCGTATTGGTATTATTGCATATGCAGGTCAAGCATTTCCACAGCTTCCCATTACAACAGATTATGGCGCTGCAAAAATGTTTCTTCAAAATATGAATACAGATATGTTGTCATCTCAAGGAACCGCTATTAATGAGGCCATTAAATTAGCTAAAACTTATTTTGACAATGAAGAGCAAACCAATCGGGTGCTTATTATTATTTCGGATGGTGAAGATCATAGCGAGGATGCAGTTAGTGTTGCAGAGGATGCTAATGATGAAGGTATTCGTATTTTTACAATTGGTGTAGGCGATATAAAAGGTGGACCTATTCCTATTAAGAAAAACGGCATTTTATTAAACTATAAAAAAGATAGTCAAGGCGAAACAGTAATAACACGTTTGAATGAAGAGGTACTTAAAAGCATTGCAAAAGAGGCAGATGGGATTTATATAAATGGCGCAAATACAGATGTAGTAGTAGAGAATATTAGAGAAATTCTAAATGGTATGGAAAAAACCGAATTTGAAGCTAAACAATTTGCTGATTTTAAAGACCAGTTTCAGTGGTTTTTAGGGTTTGGTATTTTCTTATTGTTATTGGATGTTTTTTTATTAGAGCGCAAAACAGCTTGGTTGAAAAAACTAAATTTGTTTAATGAGAATTTATAAAACCTTTAACAATGAACCGTTTAAGCGTTTTATATCTTTATGAGCCTCATAGTAGCCTCATGTTGTAAAAAACTTGCTCAAGTGATTATAATGAAATTTTAAAATGAAAAGAATATTATACATACTATTATTAATAACCGCAGTTTCTTTTTCACAAGAAAAAGATAAGGCAGAGTTATTGGCTTTAAAAAAAGCTAATGATTATGTTTATGAAGGCAATGATTTGATAGGAAAAGAAGATTTTGTTTTGGCAGAAATGGCTTATAGAAAAGCTATTTCAGAAAAACCAGAGACCATTGCTGGGATGTATAATTTAGGTAATTCTTATTATGAAAAAGGGGCTTATAATGAGGCACTTTTCAGGTTGCAACAAGCTGCAAAAACGGCTATTTCTAAAGCAGAAAAGCATAAGGCTTTTCATAATATTGGTAATATTTTAATGAAAAATAAGCAATGTAAAGAAGCCGTTGAAGCTTATAAAAATGCCTTGAGAAATAATCCAACAGATGATGAAACACGCTATAATCTTGGTTTAGCTAAAATCTGTGCTGAAGAACAAAAAAATCAAGACGATCAAAACCAAGATGATCAAAATCAAGACCAAGACAAAAACCAAGACAGCCAAGAAGATAATCAAGACCAAGACAAGAAGAACGACGAAAATAAAGATCAAGAAAACGAAGATAATAAAGACGGCGAGGATAAAGAGGATAAAAAGGACAAAGGTGATGAGGAAGATGAGAATGGTAAGCCTGAGGACAAAAACAAAGATCAAGGTAAGGGCGATCAAGAAAAAGAGCAGCCACAACCACAACAAGGACAATTGTCTCCTCAACAAATAAACAGCCTTTTAGAAGCCATGAGCAATCAAGAGCAGAAAATTCAGGAAAAGATGAATGAAGAAAAACAAAAAGGTGTTATTATAAAAACCGATAAAGACTGGTAAAACGAATTACGAATTATGAGTTACGAATTTTGACTTGAATTATAGGTCATATTTGTAACTCGTGAATCCAATATCGTAAATCATTATGAAATTAAAAACACACATATCAATATTACTATTACTAATTTCAAGTATTGCTTTTTCACAAGTAAAATTTGAAGCTAAAGTAAGCAAAACAAAACTTGGAGTTAACGAGCGTTTGCAAGTAAATTTTGAAATGAATCAAGATGGCGATAATTTTAGTCCTCCAGATTTCACTGGTTTTACTGTGGTGGGTGGTCCAAGTCAATCTGTAAGTAATTCATGGATTAATGGAAAAAGAACCTATTCAAAAACTTATAGCTATTTTTTAGCACCCAAAAGCCAAGGAAGTTTTACCATTGCTCAAGCTGAAATTTCTATTGATGGGAATATATATAAAACACTCCCTATTAATATTGAAGTTACAGCAGCAATTGATAAGCCAACAGATCCTAATGATCCTAATTATATTGCTTCAGAAAATGTGCATTTAGTTGCCGAAATTTCTAATTCAAATCCATATTTGAATGAGGCTGTTACTGTGGTTTATAAATTTTATTATTCTTCTGAGGTAAATGTTACAAATCTGAGTGATGTTGATACGCCCAAATACAATGATTTTTGGAGTCATGATATTCCAGTCACGGAATATAATAGACAGAGAGGAACTTATGAAGGAGAGGATTATAATTATGTGATATATAGAAAAGCAGTATTATATCCTCAAAAAACGGGTAAATTAGAAATTGAGCCTTTAACAATAGATGTTACCGTGCAAGTTCCAACCAACCGACGCGATATTTTTGGAAGTCGCTTAATGACCAGAGCTAATAAGAGGATTTCTGCAGGTAATAGAACTATTAACGTCAAACCTTTGCCAGAAATAGGGAAACCAGTTGATTTTACTGGAGCTGTGGGTGATTTCAGTTTCAAGGTAACAACTTCAAAAACGGCTTTAGATGCTTCGGAGTCCTTACAAGCAACTGTTGAGGTTAAAGGAAAGGGAAATTTAAAATTGTTCAACCTACCAAAAATGTCTTTGCCAAGTTCATTGGAAGTCTATGAGCCTGAGCATTCTGAAAATGTGCAAACTAATTTAAGTGGTATGCAAGGTAGCATTTCAGACAGTTATACGTTAGTGCCACAATACAAAGGAAAGTATCCAATACCAAGTATTTCTTTTTCTTATTTTGATTTAAGAACGGAAACGTATAAACGCCTCAATTCAGAAGAAATAATCATTGATGTTGAAAATGGACCGTTGAGTAATCAAGTTGCAAATAATACAAGCGGAATATCAAATAATGGTAAGCAAAGTGTGGTTTTAAATAATGATCAATTTGCATTTATAAAAACAAAAACCAATTTTATTCCAATAAACACAACTCATTTTTTTAAGACCACAGGATTTTGGGGCGCATTATTATTACCCTTTTTAGCCATTCCATTAGCTATAGTTATAAGAAAAACTAAAGCAGCAAGAAATGCAGATGCATTTGGTAATAAAATACGTAAAGCAGATAAATTGGCTAGAAAGTACTTAAGCCATGCTAAAAAAGCTTTAGGTCAAAAGGAAGCGTTTTACATAGCTTTAGAAAAAGCACTTCATAATTATTTAAAAGCTAAATTACATATTGAAACTGCTGATTTAAGTAAAGATAAAATAGAAACCTTATTAGCAGAACGTCAGGTAGAAGTAGAGATTATAAAAGATTTTAAATCTTTGTTAGAAAGTTGTGAGTTGGCTCGTTATACGCCAATGGATATTATAACGATGCAAGAGGATTATGATAAGGCAGCAAAAACCATTTCTTTAATTGATAAACAAGCACGATAAGATGAAGCAGACATTTTATATACTAATCCTTTTATTTTGCTCGGTTTTAAACGCTCAAAATGATGTGATTTTTGAAAAAGCTAATACCCTTTATAACGAAGGTAAATATGCAGAGGCTATTGATACGTATAAAAACATATTAGATACCAAACACCATTCAGCAGCGTTGTATTTTAATCTTGCAAATGCTCATTATAAATTAAATAATATTGCACCAAGTATATATTATTACGAAAAAGCACTGCAATTAGAGCCAAATGACCAAGACATTAAGAATAATTTGGCTTTTGCAAATAACATGACCATTGATGCTATTGATACTGTTCCAGAAGCTGGTTTAAAAAGGCTATTAAATAAAACCACAAATATCATGAGTTTTGATACTTGGGCTATAATGGCCATTGTAAGTGTATTTTGCTCTGTTATTTTATTTTTAATGTATTATTTTGCTTATTCTACATTAAAAAAGAGACTATCATTTATTGGTTCTTTTGTTTTTTTAGCGTGGATGCTAATATCACTTTCTTTTGCTTTTCATAATTATAATTTGGTTCAAAAAGATAAGCCTGCTATTATTTTTGCTAACGAAAGCAAAGTAAAAAGTGAACCAAATACACGAAGCGAAGAGTCTTTTAGATTACACGAAGGCACTAAAGTTCAGGTTTTAGAAACGGTAGATGACTGGAAAAAAATTAAACTCGCTGACGGTAAAACAGGTTGGATTGAAACAAAAGATATTAAAGCGCTTTAGGTTTTTTTTAGTTTATCTTTATTAAAAAATCTATAGTTATGAATTTAGAACACGTATTTCAGAATAATAAGAAATGGATTAAAGATAAATTAGAATTAAATCCAGATTATTTTGAAGACCTTGGTAAAGGGCAAAATCCAGAATTACTATTTATTGGATGTTCGGACAGTCGCGTTACAGCTGAAGAATTAATGGGGCTCGGGCCAGGTGAAGTCTTTGTTCATAGAAATATAGCCAATATGGTTATTAGCATTGACTTAAATGTTATGTCTGTTGTAAACTATGCTGTTGAGCATTTAAAAGTAAACCATATTGTGGTCTGTGGGCATTATGCTTGTGGTGGAGTTCATGCAGCTATGCAATCTGAAGATTTGGGTATTTTAAATCCGTGGTTGCGTAATATACGTGATGTATACCGTATTCATAAGGATGAATTAAATGCTATAGAAGATGAAGAAAAAAAATATGATAGATTGGTAGAGCTTAATGTTAAAGAACAATGCGTTAATCTTATTAAAACTGCAGCAGTGCAAAAAGCCTATAGAGAACGAGGTTTGATAGTACACGGTTGGGTGTTTGATGTACACACTGGAAAATTAATTGATTTAAAAATAAATTTTGAAAAGTATTTGAAAGATATCATGGAAATTTATCATTTAGATTAAACAAAAAAGTCACTCAATGACAGTGACTTTTTTAATATAATAAGTAGATAAATAATTTAGGTAGATATTACTATTTTAAAATTATTTTTTTATTAGTTGTATAATCTCCAGAAGTAAATTTAAGCATGTATATGCCGTTATGTAAGTTTGATAAGTCTAATTCTTTGTTTTGTAATCCATTGGCGTTTGTAAGCGTTGTATTAAACACTTTATTTCCTGCTATATTATAAATACATACTGTGCTATTATTTGCAGTTATTTTAG is a window from the Pseudalgibacter alginicilyticus genome containing:
- a CDS encoding vWA domain-containing protein, translating into MYQLDEKTWFWALGVIPVILILFLVLQLWKKGAQKKFADKQTLKRLSPNQSVFKSTLKVIVLCLAFACFAIALVNPKIGTKLETVKREGVDIVFAIDVSKSMVAEDIAPNRLEKSKQLVTQIINNLASDRIGIIAYAGQAFPQLPITTDYGAAKMFLQNMNTDMLSSQGTAINEAIKLAKTYFDNEEQTNRVLIIISDGEDHSEDAVSVAEDANDEGIRIFTIGVGDIKGGPIPIKKNGILLNYKKDSQGETVITRLNEEVLKSIAKEADGIYINGANTDVVVENIREILNGMEKTEFEAKQFADFKDQFQWFLGFGIFLLLLDVFLLERKTAWLKKLNLFNENL
- a CDS encoding tetratricopeptide repeat protein; the protein is MKRILYILLLITAVSFSQEKDKAELLALKKANDYVYEGNDLIGKEDFVLAEMAYRKAISEKPETIAGMYNLGNSYYEKGAYNEALFRLQQAAKTAISKAEKHKAFHNIGNILMKNKQCKEAVEAYKNALRNNPTDDETRYNLGLAKICAEEQKNQDDQNQDDQNQDQDKNQDSQEDNQDQDKKNDENKDQENEDNKDGEDKEDKKDKGDEEDENGKPEDKNKDQGKGDQEKEQPQPQQGQLSPQQINSLLEAMSNQEQKIQEKMNEEKQKGVIIKTDKDW
- a CDS encoding BatD family protein translates to MKLKTHISILLLLISSIAFSQVKFEAKVSKTKLGVNERLQVNFEMNQDGDNFSPPDFTGFTVVGGPSQSVSNSWINGKRTYSKTYSYFLAPKSQGSFTIAQAEISIDGNIYKTLPINIEVTAAIDKPTDPNDPNYIASENVHLVAEISNSNPYLNEAVTVVYKFYYSSEVNVTNLSDVDTPKYNDFWSHDIPVTEYNRQRGTYEGEDYNYVIYRKAVLYPQKTGKLEIEPLTIDVTVQVPTNRRDIFGSRLMTRANKRISAGNRTINVKPLPEIGKPVDFTGAVGDFSFKVTTSKTALDASESLQATVEVKGKGNLKLFNLPKMSLPSSLEVYEPEHSENVQTNLSGMQGSISDSYTLVPQYKGKYPIPSISFSYFDLRTETYKRLNSEEIIIDVENGPLSNQVANNTSGISNNGKQSVVLNNDQFAFIKTKTNFIPINTTHFFKTTGFWGALLLPFLAIPLAIVIRKTKAARNADAFGNKIRKADKLARKYLSHAKKALGQKEAFYIALEKALHNYLKAKLHIETADLSKDKIETLLAERQVEVEIIKDFKSLLESCELARYTPMDIITMQEDYDKAAKTISLIDKQAR
- a CDS encoding tetratricopeptide repeat protein encodes the protein MKQTFYILILLFCSVLNAQNDVIFEKANTLYNEGKYAEAIDTYKNILDTKHHSAALYFNLANAHYKLNNIAPSIYYYEKALQLEPNDQDIKNNLAFANNMTIDAIDTVPEAGLKRLLNKTTNIMSFDTWAIMAIVSVFCSVILFLMYYFAYSTLKKRLSFIGSFVFLAWMLISLSFAFHNYNLVQKDKPAIIFANESKVKSEPNTRSEESFRLHEGTKVQVLETVDDWKKIKLADGKTGWIETKDIKAL
- a CDS encoding carbonic anhydrase, with translation MNLEHVFQNNKKWIKDKLELNPDYFEDLGKGQNPELLFIGCSDSRVTAEELMGLGPGEVFVHRNIANMVISIDLNVMSVVNYAVEHLKVNHIVVCGHYACGGVHAAMQSEDLGILNPWLRNIRDVYRIHKDELNAIEDEEKKYDRLVELNVKEQCVNLIKTAAVQKAYRERGLIVHGWVFDVHTGKLIDLKINFEKYLKDIMEIYHLD